Proteins from a genomic interval of Enterococcus mundtii:
- a CDS encoding WxL domain-containing protein yields MISRLRRVMLVLGTTILIMPAVFMPAGMVYAETMTDTEEQEQMKLSIFQNPIEELASDPKFFFHQSHLQGTVEEPLQVTFFSDQKVSEASVFLPEEATLLKNKLQTGISVSEGAQPNEWIVQSGRAQNTFVLPLVFEVTGMYEVTMAEDTVKIEISDHEKTQMDEDDSIEEKSDQDYVTEYDLGYQKNSAAQLSETSPRNWNINNFPLIISRGDQLIRPELIPDTYHYVQAHNSSLPAGFGWMRASDRMALNSGSLSAIKYIFPDIVQDTTGSNLDLFFDVSQSSDMLIRSNRGWLWSNGNGWSVPASFTADISLENSNGLAVEAPIYFYHSNSSYTLHIKKDDLIGVILPSNINTFTVVESEDSYAIDVAAMGSNTTGWIIRNGAQFRATTTRGQGFSMFSPRPSNSAVKNLAFEIFPIEGGSAESNKTSVFQGETVGISAFPNPGYQFSRWEIASGTGGVIEDVELENTNFTMGSSNTVLRAIFEEIKYEVVLEANPINGGTPEVETPQLSPGEKTVIRANPNQGYDFVRWEIINGEDSVIDNDFNAVTTVTIGNENTTIRAVYEAKVVSPVDPLDPEVEVAPENIPELPEDQGQLSIDFISSFDFGSQAISVHDQTYYAKPQRLLNEDGTVNETKERPNYVQISDRRAANERNGWQLSVTQNGQFRNESGHELIGSEIQLFNQELVTAQGGTIPELEEEPVQQILPNTRKVLIQANGESGTGTWIYRFGNQQTADKSVGLYVPGGTNPEATSYSTKLTWELSSVPEN; encoded by the coding sequence GTGATCTCAAGATTAAGAAGAGTAATGCTTGTGTTAGGGACGACCATCTTGATTATGCCAGCCGTATTCATGCCAGCTGGAATGGTTTATGCAGAGACAATGACTGATACAGAGGAACAAGAACAAATGAAGTTATCTATCTTTCAAAATCCCATTGAGGAACTAGCTAGTGATCCTAAGTTTTTCTTTCATCAATCTCATTTACAAGGAACGGTGGAAGAACCCCTTCAAGTGACATTCTTTTCTGATCAAAAAGTGTCCGAAGCGAGTGTATTCTTACCAGAAGAAGCAACACTCTTAAAAAATAAATTACAAACAGGGATATCAGTTTCGGAAGGGGCGCAGCCTAATGAATGGATCGTTCAGTCAGGAAGGGCGCAAAATACGTTTGTTCTTCCTCTGGTATTCGAGGTAACAGGGATGTATGAGGTTACTATGGCAGAAGATACAGTGAAAATTGAAATTTCTGATCACGAAAAAACACAAATGGATGAGGACGATTCAATTGAAGAAAAATCAGATCAAGATTATGTTACTGAGTATGATTTGGGTTATCAGAAAAATAGTGCCGCTCAACTTTCTGAGACTTCACCAAGAAATTGGAATATTAATAATTTCCCCTTGATTATAAGTAGAGGAGACCAATTAATACGTCCGGAATTGATACCAGATACTTATCATTACGTCCAAGCACATAACTCTAGCCTGCCAGCAGGTTTTGGTTGGATGAGAGCATCCGATCGTATGGCGCTCAACTCTGGGAGCCTGTCAGCTATTAAGTATATTTTCCCCGATATTGTTCAAGATACAACTGGAAGCAATCTAGATCTATTTTTCGATGTTTCACAAAGTTCAGATATGTTGATACGGAGTAACCGTGGGTGGTTGTGGAGTAATGGTAATGGTTGGTCTGTACCAGCAAGCTTTACCGCCGATATATCACTGGAGAATTCAAACGGTTTGGCAGTAGAGGCACCTATATACTTTTATCATTCCAATTCGAGTTATACATTGCACATCAAGAAAGATGATCTTATTGGGGTGATACTTCCTTCAAATATAAATACTTTTACCGTAGTTGAATCTGAAGACTCTTACGCAATTGATGTAGCTGCTATGGGTTCTAATACAACCGGATGGATTATTAGAAATGGTGCACAATTTCGGGCAACTACTACTAGAGGACAGGGTTTTTCGATGTTTTCACCTAGACCTTCAAATTCTGCAGTCAAGAATTTAGCGTTTGAAATTTTTCCTATAGAAGGGGGAAGTGCTGAGTCAAACAAGACTTCTGTGTTTCAAGGGGAAACAGTGGGAATTAGCGCATTTCCTAATCCGGGCTATCAATTTAGCCGGTGGGAGATTGCATCTGGAACAGGCGGCGTGATTGAAGATGTAGAATTAGAGAATACTAATTTTACTATGGGAAGCTCTAATACCGTTCTTCGAGCAATATTTGAAGAAATTAAATATGAGGTTGTTTTAGAAGCCAATCCAATAAATGGAGGAACGCCTGAAGTAGAGACACCCCAACTATCTCCAGGGGAAAAAACAGTGATTCGTGCAAATCCAAACCAAGGATATGATTTTGTTCGATGGGAAATCATTAATGGAGAGGATAGCGTGATTGACAATGACTTCAATGCAGTAACAACTGTCACAATTGGAAACGAAAATACTACGATTCGAGCGGTTTATGAAGCGAAGGTTGTATCACCGGTAGATCCTTTGGATCCAGAAGTAGAGGTAGCTCCAGAAAACATACCGGAATTGCCTGAGGATCAAGGTCAACTAAGTATAGATTTTATTTCGTCCTTCGACTTTGGTTCACAAGCTATTTCTGTTCATGACCAAACCTATTATGCCAAACCGCAACGTTTACTGAATGAAGATGGAACGGTTAACGAGACGAAAGAGCGTCCAAACTATGTGCAGATCAGTGACCGTCGTGCCGCCAATGAGCGCAATGGATGGCAATTATCAGTTACTCAGAACGGACAATTCCGTAATGAAAGCGGACATGAATTGATTGGGTCTGAAATCCAGTTATTCAATCAAGAACTAGTGACTGCACAAGGTGGAACTATACCTGAACTAGAAGAAGAACCTGTGCAGCAAATCTTACCAAATACAAGAAAAGTACTCATACAAGCAAACGGAGAATCTGGGACAGGAACGTGGATCTATCGTTTTGGAAATCAACAAACGGCAGATAAAAGTGTCGGTCTATATGTCCCTGGAGGGACAAATCCAGAAGCGACTAGTTATTCGACCAAGTTGACATGGGAATTAAGTAGTGTTCCTGAAAATTAG
- a CDS encoding WxL domain-containing protein, translated as MDKKNMTMTLNALIILFLGLLIITPIEEIHAQDHQKGNTKIQESAWLDATDQEIFGTNALHKESAFDQSVKLQAIIDQAMTQTNKVYIPAGIYILDENVTLRSGLKLKGDQSAPTIFKNTTSKNVTLSDEDYQTSHNIELSQLFFDGIGIFTRRSNSIVIKDNVFYHPVSLYPINLQASNGATIQNNIFMRDHEHSTPDTENRAIYIGGFATSGIYEYMKNVRINDNLFGLRINELDAIKSFSNEAIVQTINRLQSALQSQEIVLAHNDQNYLSCGVNSYNNTKNVLIKDNFFQQMYENEDRFGVVGDHAIYLRGSQSVQVVGNHVRGLHNGPYGGFKFKSGRDITIMNNYLRNTGLILYETPEFGLGDSFAQGTVAELSNFLVANNVFDFKEWQDRYAIGMEYNRHTGIDNVFNGVFIDNHFVNYHNIPADRRRELLIMNGAREGFKGASTFVSGNTRDDTADRVLNVEYWRSEDYQQMPVSWTDLIDPTVYEQYKDVRIPVSNTFPIGLEVELILGKSYDPFDFVSQTHDSDDEKPEITLINPEVLTKVGQHQLELLLTYANGREVRVFSTVTVVSQSSDETGSNTPTNNVKTQGQITFLPNSEELIVIPPETSPEVTIPPEIPGGTGPLSIMKAISMDFGPQVISTKNQTYQMKAEMADLEDGTGQVPYVSFAQVQDVRGTNAGWDLQVSLSDFTSTTQNGVLTGAEIEFLDSRIQYEGSTTENTPTAHEAGLKLLPNGAAQSVMTAAQGQGAGASSVIWGNQSDLNAQFANEEVEVVENSAIQLSIPGSTAKDATRYTSTLTWELVMIPDLNELLSN; from the coding sequence ATGGACAAAAAAAATATGACAATGACCTTAAATGCTCTAATAATACTATTTTTAGGGCTACTAATAATCACGCCAATCGAAGAAATACATGCCCAAGACCACCAAAAGGGGAACACCAAAATACAAGAATCAGCTTGGTTAGATGCGACGGATCAAGAAATCTTTGGCACCAATGCGCTACATAAAGAGAGTGCCTTTGATCAGTCAGTAAAGCTACAAGCTATTATCGATCAGGCAATGACACAGACAAACAAAGTCTATATTCCTGCAGGCATCTATATCCTTGATGAAAATGTGACATTACGAAGTGGACTAAAACTTAAAGGCGATCAATCAGCACCCACGATCTTCAAAAATACAACCAGTAAGAATGTCACTCTATCTGATGAAGATTATCAAACGAGTCATAATATTGAACTCAGTCAATTATTTTTTGATGGGATCGGTATCTTTACTCGTCGATCCAACAGTATTGTAATCAAGGATAATGTCTTTTATCACCCGGTTTCTTTATACCCAATCAATTTACAAGCATCCAATGGGGCAACAATACAAAATAACATCTTTATGAGAGATCATGAACATTCGACTCCTGATACTGAAAATCGAGCTATTTATATTGGAGGATTTGCAACATCGGGAATCTATGAATATATGAAAAATGTACGCATCAATGATAATTTGTTTGGTTTACGAATCAATGAATTAGATGCAATAAAAAGCTTTAGTAATGAAGCGATTGTTCAAACTATCAACCGTCTCCAGTCTGCGTTACAGTCACAGGAAATAGTCCTTGCACATAATGACCAAAACTACCTTTCTTGTGGTGTAAATTCTTATAATAATACAAAAAATGTGTTGATCAAAGATAATTTTTTTCAACAAATGTATGAAAATGAGGATCGTTTTGGGGTCGTAGGGGATCATGCGATTTATCTTCGAGGATCACAAAGTGTCCAAGTTGTCGGGAACCACGTTCGTGGGCTACATAATGGCCCCTATGGGGGATTTAAGTTTAAATCCGGTCGTGATATCACAATTATGAATAATTATCTTCGTAATACGGGTCTTATATTGTATGAAACACCAGAATTTGGGTTAGGGGATAGTTTTGCTCAAGGAACGGTGGCAGAGTTATCGAATTTTCTGGTTGCCAATAATGTCTTTGATTTCAAAGAGTGGCAGGATCGCTATGCAATTGGGATGGAATATAACCGACATACAGGGATAGATAATGTTTTTAATGGGGTCTTCATCGATAATCACTTTGTAAATTACCACAATATCCCGGCAGATCGTAGGCGAGAATTGCTAATTATGAATGGGGCAAGGGAAGGATTTAAAGGAGCATCCACCTTTGTTTCTGGTAATACGCGTGATGATACAGCAGATCGAGTATTGAATGTTGAGTACTGGAGGTCTGAAGACTATCAACAGATGCCCGTCTCTTGGACAGACCTCATTGATCCAACAGTTTATGAGCAGTACAAAGACGTGCGAATTCCAGTTTCTAATACTTTTCCTATTGGTCTAGAGGTAGAATTAATTCTGGGGAAATCGTACGATCCGTTTGACTTTGTGTCTCAAACGCATGATAGTGATGACGAGAAGCCGGAGATTACTCTTATCAATCCAGAAGTTCTAACAAAAGTCGGGCAACATCAATTAGAATTACTTCTCACCTATGCGAATGGTCGCGAGGTACGCGTTTTTTCAACTGTAACGGTCGTTTCTCAATCAAGTGATGAAACTGGATCAAATACCCCTACCAATAACGTTAAAACCCAAGGGCAAATTACATTTCTGCCTAACTCAGAGGAGTTAATCGTCATTCCTCCAGAAACGAGCCCTGAAGTAACCATTCCACCTGAGATCCCGGGTGGAACAGGCCCCTTGTCGATTATGAAAGCAATATCGATGGATTTTGGACCCCAAGTGATTTCTACAAAAAATCAGACCTATCAAATGAAAGCAGAAATGGCTGATCTAGAAGATGGAACTGGTCAAGTACCTTATGTCAGCTTTGCGCAAGTACAAGATGTCCGCGGAACAAATGCAGGATGGGACTTGCAAGTTAGTCTAAGTGACTTCACATCAACTACTCAAAACGGAGTCTTGACTGGTGCAGAGATCGAATTTCTCGACTCTCGTATCCAATACGAAGGAAGCACTACTGAAAATACGCCTACAGCACACGAAGCAGGACTAAAATTACTTCCAAACGGTGCAGCACAATCAGTGATGACTGCGGCTCAAGGACAAGGTGCAGGTGCTTCTTCTGTTATTTGGGGGAACCAATCAGACTTGAATGCACAATTTGCGAATGAAGAGGTTGAAGTTGTAGAAAATAGCGCAATTCAATTATCGATTCCTGGATCAACTGCGAAAGATGCGACGAGGTATACTTCGACATTGACTTGGGAATTGGTCATGATTCCAGATCTTAATGAGTTACTCTCAAATTGA
- a CDS encoding DUF916 and DUF3324 domain-containing protein encodes MKQVSTYRKNKIQQAGLILLMVFVSLLAPMHVGAEEGTLNFYVTPEFSDNQKAGNERYFHLTLAPDAIEKLTLKLQNANAEAKKIKITPHTAYTNVMGVVEYGQDAEKADPTLKYSLDELIEQPEIIELAGNETKTVTLDLKMPKEAFEGFLAGGLRIEEVKEDTTEETSDGEGVAIQNEFAYIIGVVVSNKQDAVQPDLDLLDVFADQLNYRNVISANLQNFTPTFVNRLEVEATVQKVGEEEILYQASQEQMQMAPNSNFNFPISLEGDRFRSGEYLLKLKATSGEEEWQWERTFTIDADEARALNQQDVTIDTGINWWMIGSIMLLVLLLGINLYLFFHKRKNEQSNKSNEK; translated from the coding sequence ATGAAACAAGTAAGTACATATCGAAAAAATAAAATCCAACAAGCAGGGCTAATACTGCTTATGGTGTTCGTTAGTTTGTTGGCACCAATGCATGTGGGCGCAGAAGAAGGAACGTTGAATTTTTATGTAACACCGGAATTTTCAGACAATCAAAAAGCAGGAAATGAACGTTACTTTCATTTAACACTTGCACCGGATGCGATAGAAAAGTTGACATTGAAACTACAAAATGCCAACGCAGAAGCAAAGAAAATCAAAATTACGCCACATACTGCGTATACGAATGTGATGGGGGTCGTGGAGTACGGACAAGACGCGGAAAAAGCTGATCCCACACTCAAGTATTCGCTAGATGAGTTGATTGAACAACCAGAAATCATTGAACTTGCTGGAAATGAAACGAAAACAGTGACACTTGATCTGAAGATGCCAAAAGAAGCCTTTGAAGGATTTCTAGCGGGTGGCTTACGGATCGAAGAAGTCAAAGAAGACACAACGGAAGAAACGAGCGATGGAGAAGGCGTCGCCATCCAAAATGAGTTTGCGTATATCATCGGTGTGGTTGTGAGCAACAAACAAGACGCCGTGCAACCTGATTTAGATTTGCTAGATGTTTTTGCCGATCAACTCAACTACCGTAATGTGATTAGTGCGAATCTACAAAACTTCACCCCGACATTCGTGAACCGTTTAGAAGTTGAAGCAACGGTACAAAAAGTAGGCGAAGAAGAAATTTTATATCAAGCCAGTCAAGAACAGATGCAAATGGCGCCAAACTCCAATTTCAACTTTCCGATTTCCTTAGAAGGGGATCGTTTTCGCAGTGGGGAGTACCTGTTGAAACTAAAAGCTACCTCAGGGGAAGAGGAATGGCAATGGGAAAGAACCTTTACGATCGATGCAGATGAAGCCCGAGCATTGAATCAGCAAGATGTCACGATTGATACAGGTATTAATTGGTGGATGATTGGTTCAATCATGTTACTTGTGTTATTACTTGGAATCAATCTTTATTTATTTTTCCATAAAAGAAAAAACGAGCAATCGAATAAGAGTAATGAAAAGTAA
- a CDS encoding LPXTG cell wall anchor domain-containing protein, with translation MKYKKKYILSMGMLLIQFYAPLVVYGAEVRSAETEGAIGFTGVYETPGTPVPAPEAEVKPDLPKEISQQPSDTEHGISRRLPKTNEEQKSIWTIFGLLLIIATLGFWLWKKEKNEESRI, from the coding sequence ATGAAATACAAAAAAAAATACATACTAAGTATGGGTATGTTACTGATTCAATTTTATGCACCACTAGTTGTTTATGGGGCAGAGGTACGTTCGGCGGAAACTGAAGGGGCCATTGGTTTTACTGGTGTATATGAAACACCTGGAACACCAGTTCCGGCACCAGAAGCTGAGGTCAAACCAGATTTACCAAAAGAAATTTCCCAGCAACCGTCAGATACCGAACACGGAATATCCAGAAGATTACCGAAAACAAATGAGGAACAGAAGAGTATATGGACAATTTTTGGTCTTCTGTTGATCATAGCAACACTTGGCTTTTGGCTATGGAAAAAAGAAAAAAATGAAGAAAGTAGGATTTAA
- a CDS encoding DUF7006 family protein, with translation MNPSLTKDEYMRQFQENTPQDKRKSEELNVYLAQQFEQLDQLTSTISPENFWENLPIVLGIDAKLSLITELIHYDYNKLPINEILRIVEKDYRTYFKELCGNNLSTNNYYSMVYNLK, from the coding sequence ATGAACCCATCTCTAACGAAAGATGAATATATGCGTCAATTTCAAGAAAATACACCACAAGATAAAAGAAAATCAGAAGAACTGAATGTTTATCTGGCACAACAGTTCGAACAACTTGACCAATTGACAAGCACAATTTCACCAGAAAACTTTTGGGAAAATCTTCCTATAGTTCTAGGAATTGACGCAAAATTAAGTCTAATCACCGAGCTAATTCATTATGACTATAATAAATTACCAATAAATGAAATCTTACGAATTGTTGAGAAAGATTATCGCACGTACTTCAAGGAACTTTGTGGGAATAATTTAAGTACAAATAATTACTATTCGATGGTATACAATCTGAAATGA
- a CDS encoding recombinase family protein, giving the protein MTKYGYARVSTASQSTKEQIQQLLENGVEKKNIFSEKFTGTKRDRPKFNQLLAGLKPGDEIVVTKLDRFARNTREALEIIEPLLDDNVTIKVLNLGTIENTSMGRMVTRTLLSVAEMERDMIVERTQEGKLFAKKNNPNFKEGRPKATITPKKRHAYELITSGKSYKEVEAITGFSRSTLFRIKKQIEASE; this is encoded by the coding sequence ATGACAAAATATGGCTATGCACGTGTCTCAACTGCTTCTCAAAGTACAAAGGAGCAGATCCAACAGCTGCTTGAGAACGGTGTTGAGAAGAAGAATATTTTTTCTGAAAAATTTACAGGTACGAAACGAGATCGACCAAAGTTTAATCAGCTGTTGGCTGGTCTGAAGCCTGGAGACGAAATCGTTGTTACGAAACTTGATCGATTCGCCCGTAATACAAGAGAAGCACTAGAGATTATTGAACCTTTACTCGATGATAATGTCACGATTAAGGTATTGAATCTTGGAACGATCGAAAATACGTCAATGGGTCGAATGGTTACACGCACGTTGTTGAGTGTAGCTGAAATGGAACGTGATATGATTGTAGAACGTACTCAGGAAGGGAAATTGTTTGCGAAAAAGAATAATCCTAATTTTAAAGAGGGACGTCCGAAAGCAACAATTACACCAAAGAAGAGGCACGCATATGAATTGATTACTTCCGGTAAATCGTACAAAGAAGTGGAAGCCATAACGGGGTTCAGTCGTAGCACGCTTTTTAGAATTAAGAAACAAATAGAAGCGAGTGAGTAG
- a CDS encoding cold-shock protein, with product MNNGTVKWFNADKGFGFITGENGQEVFAHFSAIQADGYKSLDEGQAVTFDTEEGQRGMQAVNICTA from the coding sequence ATGAATAATGGTACAGTAAAATGGTTTAATGCAGATAAAGGTTTTGGTTTTATCACCGGAGAGAATGGACAAGAGGTCTTTGCTCATTTTTCTGCGATTCAAGCAGATGGCTACAAGTCTCTTGATGAAGGTCAAGCAGTCACCTTTGATACTGAAGAAGGTCAACGTGGCATGCAAGCCGTTAATATTTGCACAGCATAA
- a CDS encoding helix-turn-helix domain-containing protein, with protein MKEFQLEFLSNKKNKRWLTILNFLELSEVISSTDLSKAIGVAERTIILDVNQIKNEISKYSEITSFHTGYTLKIKNMEKYLSFKKELLSQEPLFIILENIFYSNLYSIDEWSDKLYISKTTLVRYLTKVEDIFTKYKLSIQYNPLNFVGSEVNIRKFFVDFYYISNYTPHTVFPDLKVVELAETLFKNEKFQNNTSITSLELAYYIYISIERSLQGHIVSLSKESNKIYINNNNNEFEKLDRYVYMVYNHQLPVDELAYIYYLYISNRTTNQSKELEFCHQFSSYFQIDSLVKKIFNDQRIFSENKQLDFIFLTSFFTSVKIKHLLSSVYLMNITDHTTDSINYNLVAYENLYPYVQLVLKKLKIDIYKEDIVSNFLRLRQTLRDIYVKKQKNIVFLLEGDTFIRQNIKAKATKYFSFHNLFFIDKMYFENFMESNYIDIVVTNYSEYFENISTKKYILFNTIPNINDWETLLIEISSKEDLEFLLKK; from the coding sequence ATGAAGGAATTTCAGTTAGAATTTTTAAGTAATAAAAAAAATAAGCGTTGGTTAACTATATTAAATTTTTTAGAACTATCTGAAGTAATTTCTTCAACGGATTTATCGAAAGCCATAGGAGTTGCAGAAAGAACAATAATATTAGATGTAAATCAAATAAAAAATGAAATTTCAAAATACTCAGAAATTACTTCATTTCATACGGGATATACTCTAAAAATAAAAAATATGGAGAAATACTTATCTTTTAAGAAAGAGCTATTGAGTCAGGAACCGTTGTTTATCATTTTAGAAAATATTTTTTATAGTAATCTTTATTCTATTGATGAATGGTCCGATAAATTATATATTTCTAAAACAACATTAGTGAGATATTTAACTAAAGTAGAGGATATTTTTACTAAATATAAGCTTTCAATACAATATAACCCCTTGAATTTTGTCGGTTCGGAAGTAAATATACGTAAATTTTTTGTAGATTTCTACTATATTTCTAATTATACTCCTCATACTGTCTTTCCAGATTTGAAGGTAGTAGAACTTGCAGAAACTTTATTTAAAAATGAAAAATTTCAAAATAATACTTCTATTACTTCTTTAGAGCTTGCATATTATATATATATATCGATTGAAAGATCCTTGCAAGGTCATATTGTTTCATTGTCAAAAGAAAGTAATAAGATATATATCAATAATAATAACAATGAATTTGAAAAATTAGATAGGTATGTGTATATGGTCTATAATCACCAATTACCTGTCGATGAGTTAGCTTATATTTATTATCTATATATTAGTAACCGAACGACAAATCAATCAAAAGAATTAGAATTCTGTCATCAATTTTCAAGTTATTTTCAAATAGATAGTTTAGTAAAAAAAATTTTTAATGACCAAAGAATATTTAGTGAAAACAAGCAACTAGATTTTATTTTTCTAACCTCATTTTTTACGTCTGTCAAAATAAAACATTTATTGTCATCAGTCTATTTGATGAATATAACTGATCATACTACAGATAGTATAAATTATAATTTAGTAGCGTATGAAAATTTATATCCGTACGTTCAACTAGTACTTAAAAAATTGAAAATAGACATTTATAAAGAGGATATTGTTAGTAATTTTTTAAGATTAAGACAAACGCTGAGAGATATATATGTAAAGAAACAAAAAAATATCGTGTTTTTACTAGAAGGTGATACGTTTATTAGACAAAACATTAAAGCAAAAGCAACTAAATATTTTTCATTTCATAATTTATTTTTTATAGATAAAATGTATTTTGAAAATTTTATGGAATCTAATTACATCGACATAGTCGTTACCAATTACAGTGAATATTTTGAAAATATATCGACAAAAAAATATATATTATTTAATACAATACCTAATATTAATGATTGGGAGACTTTATTAATTGAAATTAGCTCAAAAGAAGATCTTGAATTTCTTCTAAAAAAATAA
- a CDS encoding WxL domain-containing protein has protein sequence MKFVRLATIAAVTSTIFVGGITAFAEEVRNVTTDGTIEFTANEDEELVVVPPEEGPDVEISPEVPGTTGPLSIMKAATMNFGSQVISNQDQTYNMIAEKQQKTGTTGEENKVPYVSFAQVQDVRGTNAGWDLQVRMTDFKATNETVNDTLLGAEISLLNPRIQYEGSTPENAPVAHTDGLKLIPNASSVSVMTAEKDKGAGVSSVVWGNQANLDAQEADDATDVVTNDAIQLFVPGSTAKDATQYKSTLTWELSTTPDSSGVDEENEA, from the coding sequence ATGAAATTTGTTAGATTAGCAACCATTGCAGCAGTAACATCCACAATTTTTGTCGGGGGTATCACAGCCTTCGCAGAAGAAGTACGTAATGTAACAACTGATGGAACAATTGAATTTACAGCGAATGAGGATGAAGAATTAGTCGTTGTTCCACCAGAAGAAGGTCCAGATGTAGAAATTTCTCCTGAAGTACCAGGAACCACAGGACCTTTATCCATCATGAAAGCTGCAACGATGAATTTCGGTTCACAAGTTATCTCTAATCAAGATCAAACCTACAATATGATTGCAGAAAAGCAACAAAAAACGGGCACGACTGGTGAAGAAAACAAAGTCCCTTATGTCAGTTTTGCGCAAGTACAAGATGTGCGTGGAACGAATGCTGGTTGGGATCTGCAAGTACGTATGACCGACTTTAAAGCAACGAATGAAACAGTCAATGATACATTGCTTGGTGCAGAGATTTCATTGTTGAATCCAAGAATCCAGTACGAAGGAAGTACGCCTGAGAATGCGCCAGTGGCTCATACGGATGGATTGAAATTGATACCAAATGCTTCTTCTGTATCAGTAATGACAGCAGAAAAAGATAAAGGCGCAGGTGTCTCTTCAGTCGTTTGGGGCAACCAAGCAAACTTAGATGCACAAGAGGCGGACGATGCTACTGACGTAGTAACAAATGATGCGATCCAATTATTTGTTCCTGGTTCTACAGCAAAAGATGCGACACAATACAAATCAACACTAACTTGGGAATTATCCACTACACCTGATAGTAGCGGTGTAGATGAAGAGAACGAAGCATAG
- the fic gene encoding protein adenylyltransferase Fic has protein sequence MILENKLGLTNQVELAKAEEKLSKQKAKELYDSGKINEIEVGTFKGLSEIHDFLFSEIYDFAGKIRTVNIAKGNFRFAPVMYLEHSLKHVDQMPQTSFDEIIKKYVEMNIAHPFREGNGRSTRIWLDLILKEELQKVVDWNLIDKADYLSAMERSPINDLEIRYLISNALTDKIDDRELYMKGIDVSYFYEGYSEYTIDDL, from the coding sequence ATGATTTTAGAGAATAAATTGGGTTTAACCAATCAAGTTGAGTTGGCAAAAGCAGAAGAAAAACTTAGCAAGCAAAAAGCGAAGGAATTATACGATTCGGGGAAAATAAATGAAATCGAAGTCGGCACGTTTAAAGGCTTATCTGAAATTCATGATTTTCTCTTTTCAGAAATCTACGATTTTGCAGGAAAAATTCGAACGGTCAATATCGCAAAAGGAAATTTTCGATTTGCACCGGTCATGTACCTGGAACATTCGTTAAAGCATGTTGATCAAATGCCGCAAACTTCTTTTGACGAGATTATTAAAAAATACGTAGAAATGAATATCGCTCACCCGTTTCGTGAAGGAAATGGACGAAGCACTAGAATTTGGCTGGATCTCATTTTGAAAGAAGAATTGCAAAAAGTTGTCGACTGGAACTTAATCGATAAAGCAGACTATCTTTCCGCAATGGAGCGCAGTCCAATAAATGACTTAGAAATACGCTATTTAATTTCTAACGCTCTGACTGATAAAATTGACGATCGCGAGTTATATATGAAAGGAATCGATGTCAGCTATTTTTATGAAGGATACTCTGAGTATACGATAGATGATTTGTAA